Part of the Sorghum bicolor cultivar BTx623 chromosome 1, Sorghum_bicolor_NCBIv3, whole genome shotgun sequence genome, AGTAGAATTGAGCTTTTGGGGAAATTTGAAGGACGTCAAAGGTTAATTATTTAACCCTTAACTCATTACTTGAACGAAGATCTCGACGGAGACAGGGCCGTATGTATCCAATCTAAGGCTTTCTTTGTCTACTAGATCACTAGATGGCCGTCATCATGAAAGTGGTGGTGAGGAATAGAGAATCGAGCTTCCGAGAAAATTTGAGGGACGTCGAAGGCTATTTCGCCCTCAACTCATCATTACTTGAAGGAAGATCTCGACGGGACAGAGCCGTATCCATCCAAGCTTTCTTTGTCTACTTGAAGGCCGTCGCCATGCAATCATCCATGCTGCAAATTAAACACACATCCAATATCCATAATTCTTCCACTAGTCCCCGACGCCGACGCGCGTGCACGACGACCCTAGCTGTGTGGATTACCCTCGCTGCATGTCTCAGTCTAATCGCAAGACCGGCACGCAAGATAGCAAATTTCTTGACAGGGACGGTACGGTGCTCCGAACGAACTGCCGAACCCAAATTCAAGTCGCGGCGGCTTGTTCGAGCGTCGCTCTCTCCGCACCTGCAAAAATGTCCGGATGGATGGGTGTGCCAGCCAGGGTATGCTACGAGCTAGTGACCTATACTTACTCGGTACCACATCCACAAAGTGGACCGTTTGAACAGGTTGATTGAATGATGGATGAACCGTGGAGGGCGACGAGCGAACGGACATGGCAGATGGCACATTATTTTGGCACTACAACTGCCTCAAGTTGACCTCTAGCACATGACCAACGGAAACGCACATTTTTTCTGGATCATCGAAAGCTATTATTTTCATACCAATAGGCGTTTGTTCTGAAAAGACTTCCACTCCAGATGACAAATCGATCCGCCGATGTGACCTGCGGTGATCAAAagccggtggtggtggtggtgatggcAAAAGCGAACAAATAATAGACGCCAGCGCCATCAACGCCCGCATCGCACTCTCGGATACCATACGATACGTCCCGAAAGGCGAACTGCAGGAAATGGTGCGTACGTGGGAAACGTACGTGCAGTACGTGTGTGTGCCGTGTGCGGTGCCTAGCACTCACCGTGAGTCCGTGACGCCGCCGTGGCCACGCTCTCACTGGGCAAGCCGGCCGCAAGTGAGCATGTGCAGCCATTGGTTTGGCGACGTCCACGCGTACGCCGCGGCCGCGCGACCGTTTGCACGCCAGGAGATTTCGCGCGTAGAATTGGTCATGCATCGCTGCGCGAGGCCGGCACAAGGTGAGTCGTGGACTCCGCCACGGCGGCGCGCGCGCATGGTTCTTCTGCCACTGCCATCCATGGAGAGCACATGCCACGCGCGCGCTTTTTGTCACTGGTGCTGTGGTGCACGCCTCCTCAATTTGGCCAGCCCATCGCACGCCCGCGGCTCGGCGCTCGGGCACGCGCGCCACAGTCCAGGAAgggccggccgccggccgcccGGCCGGGCCTTGCGCTTTTACGAACACTGGAACATGTCTTGAGCTCCCCGGGCCATCTCGTCCCGTCTTCACCAGCTCAACTAGCGGGGGGCTAGTGAGTCCTAGCTGCGCCAGGAACGGTCTGTTCACTCATGGCGCGAGTCTGTCTATATAATGACTACGCTCAGCACCCATTCCTTTAAACTCAACAATACTGAAAACACTGCCGTTTCCAAGAATACAAGCACAAGCCATATTTCTCGTGTTCAGGTGCGCCCACAGCTCAGATTGTCCCAACACTACTGCTGATTTCAGATGCTGGAACGATCCAGGGAATGAACCCACACGGAAAAGCGAGGAACACCTAGTTTTGGTGCGAAGCCAGCAGTGATTTCCACCTGATCGAAACAAGAAATTAAAGAGAGGCAGCGTACAGGAACATAAATTTCACAAGTACTTTTCAGCGGAGGAACAATATTTTCCTCTCACAACATTTCAGCATCAGCCAAATTTCAGCGAAACGATCAGGGAAGAAGCTCCACGCTAAAAAGCACAATTGCCATCTCAGTTCGGCACAATCCATTGCTGATGCGAGCTCAGAAACCAGGCTAACTGACCAAAACAAGGTCCACGAGATGACAGGCTTATCAAGATGACAGTGCTAAGTACCCAGCGAGCTAAACAAAGGCTGGTTCTTCGTGATGGCTTGGACTTTGAAGATGCTGAAGCTTAACAGCTCAAGATAAGAGGCAGGAAAGGTGAGCAACACAGGTAAACTCTACGAACCAAATCAGAACCAAAACGGATGGGTAAGGCCAGGATTTGACTTGCCTTGTTAAGGTCAAGAACCAAATTGGCACTGGCCCAAAATGCACTGACAGAGAACCAAAACGGATTGGTTCACGGCATGACAAGGCAGATTGGTTTTGAACAGATGCGTCATAGTTGAAGTGTAGAAATGGAGATGACCGATCCATAACTCTGTATGTGGAAGTGGCACTGCAGCTCAAGCCTTAAGTATCCGTGAATGCAACCGACTGGACATCATATGTTTCTAGGTTTCCAGCTCACAGATTTATTGGTTTTCAGCAAAGACAAGAAATGTTAAAAAAAGTTAACATTTTTTCACTCACCTAAAAGGAAAGGGTAAATCCATCACATGAACTTAACTGGTATGAACCCCATTATCTAAAAATGCTGGTATCGATCCTCACATGATTATCGAATACCGAGTGTTTCCAAACCAGGTGTACAGAATATTGGTGTTCGTGTTAGATTAATTGAACTGAATTTATGTTTGTCAAAGACAACAAATGTGAAGAAAACACACAATTCATAGAATGGAGAATGGACAGTACACGGGTCGTGGTGGCAAAAACCAATGAGCTATATTGAAGAGATACAGAAGACAGCTGCAATAATGCATGTTCAACTAATTGTTTCAGCACAAGCCCAGCGCATGAACTGAATGTACTAATGTAATCTGGAAACACAAAACAGTGGTATAACAAAAAGTGGTACCATCTACTAAGCTACAACAAGGCTAGGGGTGGCATAAGAGACGCCAACAACACAGTCGAAAATATCCTCTGAAGCATAATATTTCATAATATCAGCTCACCTTAGCACACCAAATGTTCAGGAAGAAGCTGGGCATGTATTCACGCCGTCCTTGCAATCACGTGTAAGCTCGTTGAACGTCTCCACGTGCCTCTTCCCCCTCAAGAATACCTCCGTGTCAACTGCAATCCTCATGTAACCATCAAATTCTACTGGCTTACCATTGCTCAGCTCCTTAGTTTCAGTGAACCACTCACTATTCTCATCCCACAGGTACTTGAAATCATCGAGGAAGTGTGTTTTATACTTTTCCTTAAGTGGGTCAAAGAACGATTTGTCAGGCTCATTGGTAGCAATGTACAAATACCGGCCAGCACCAACCTTATCATTAAGTGACGCAAGAATACTGTCTGGCGAGGTATCTCTATCAAGGTTTGGCCAAAGTCGTGTGTTCTGCGCTTTCTCCCCTCTGACAACATGGACCGAGTCGAAGTCCCAGTTCATCCGTGAGGCAATGGCAGATACAATCTCCATCAAGCGACGAGATTTCCACAGGAAATGCCAAGGGCGCTTGATTACTCCCTCAGTCTCACCCTCACACACACGTGACCAATAGTTATCAGGCTCAACATTCCCAAACTTCCTCATGATCAGTGTGTCCTTGATGTCACGAAGTTTCATTGGGGTCATCCTGATGTCTTCAGTGTAAAAGTTCTTGAGCCTATCTTTCTTGTGCCACTTTCCCCAATCTTGCCAGAACTGGCTTTGGTCGATCACAGACGCCGATTGCTTCAAATGCTCAAAGTCAAAGTAGAGCCTGAAATCTCTATCTTCATCCTTGCCACTCGAAGTATACCGTGCATTGAGGCAGACATTCAAGTCCATGACAAGAGTCCGGTTCAAGAACTGTGCCTCACCGAGCGCACACAAGAACCCCCAAATGAAGTGGTTCATGCTCTTGCACCTCTCGCCACCACCAATGTAAATGAGGTACTTTCCACGGCTGAAATCGGACTCAGAAGCAACCACTGGCAAGCTGTCATTGACAGCTTCACCAACAACAAACACCGGCTCCGCTGCAGCCCCAGCAGCCTCATTGTTGGCAGTGTTCTCATCCAGCCTAATCTGTGTCTTAGCCGGCACAAAGTCCGTCACTGGCGCATCCTGCTTCCCCTTCTTCCCTTTCTTCCCCTTGCGCCGTCCGTTGCGCTTGGCACCCACACCCGAGTGGTACTCACCCACGGTGTCGACGACGAGGGTGCAGGTGTTGATGTCGCGGGTGAGCGTGAACCGTCGGTAGTCCTTGTAGTATGTGGTCCGGCCGGTGCCGATGGCGTCGGCAGCGGGGCGGAAGCGCCAGGCGAGGTCACACTCCATGGGACTCCCCGGCACGGCCACGGGACGGCCGAAGCGGTAGAAGTGGAGGTCGGGGAAGCGCTCGATGGCCGCGCGCATGAGCAGGTTGAAGAGTTCCCTGTCCCCCGTGCAGTCCACGGGCGCCTCCGTGTCGCAGGAAACCGCCTCCGCAACGGCGGTTTCCTCCGCCACCGCCGCACCTTCGCCCGTGGCGGCATCAGTGTCGACGGTGACGGCCCGCTCCGTCTCGGGCTCCGTCTTCTCGGCCTCGGCGCCAACCTCGGAGAGCTTGATGAACGGGACGGCCTCCGCAACGACTTCGACACCCCCAGCGGCggcctcgccggcggcgccagTGGACGAGGAGTTGAAGTCCTCCCCGGTGCGCAGCACGGAGTCGTCGGTGAGGAAGGTGGAGGTGGATGTGGAGGAGGTGAGGAAATCGGTGAGCTGGTGCGAGGACGGGTGGAGGAGCGGATCGTCGGGGCTGTGGACCGCCGCGAGGAGCGTGAATGCGAGCACGGCCGCCACGAAGAGCGCGAACAGGAGGTTGCCCCCCGACCGCAGCGCGGCGCGCAGGTCCGGCACACCGCCGCGCCACCGCCGCGCGGACAGTGCCGCCGCCCGCCCCAGCATTCGCGCGGATCTGGGTTGGGTTCGGATTGGGAGTGCAGTGGGGGAATGGGAGTGAGGCGGGCGAGGGATCTGGCTGCTGGATGGGGGTGAAGGTGAACGCCGACAAGGCGACAGGACGCGAGCGAGGGGCCGTGAACGTCACTCCTCCGTTGTTTTTTTCCTTGTTTTTACTGGGAAGCACGCGACCGTCGGCAGCGGTAGCTTAACGGAGTTGCAACATTTGTCGATCGgctcttgtcaaaaaaaaaaacatttgtcGATCGGCCAGCCGGCCCGTTGACTGATGCGGAATTGCGGCCCAGGGGTTTCGGGTCTGTGCTTCGGGGTCTGACGGGTCGCGTTGGGCCAGGGTTATCCATGGAACTTTTCTATTGCGCCATTTTCTTTTTTAGGGAATGTCATGAGGCGAGCTTTATTATCGagggcctgtttagttcctaaataaTACAAAACTTTATAACCTAaacttttttataaattttacaaATGCAAATTTTATAGGTTGGTGTTTAGATGCATGCCAAATCTTTTGGTCTATAACAAACAAGTGTGAGAGTATGCACGTCACCCAAGACCATTTTACACAGTTTTAGACCTTTTGTCTCCTaaaacccaaaaatttacaGGATACCTTTTGGGTAAATTTTATAAGGTGCTATTTATTTTTCAAATACAAAAGAGTGGTCTAAACCCAAAATTAAACAGACCCTGAACAATTAGTTTTCAAAAACTAAAAGCTCGCCTATTATTTAAGTCCTTGAAGTACTTGGAAGGTTTGTTTCAAATTGTCAAGGAACAAGTATTTTTTTAACAAGATCGTGTAGTTGTAAATACACGATCTTTTCATAGATCCATTGTAATCTTGAAATTCTATAAAAATGGAAACAGCAACTTTAGTCGCCATCTCCATATCTGGTTTACTTGTAAGCTTTACTGGGTATGCCTTATATACCGCGTTTGGGCAACCCTCTCAACAATTAAGAGATCCATTCGAAGAACATGGGGACTAATTGAAGTAAGAAGTCTCCCCGGAACTGTGTGCTACTCGATTTGCATCCCTTTAATAGTGTTCAATGGAGATATTACCGAAGTCCATCCACAACGAATACATTTCATCATAAATTGCAGCCGCCGAAGTCGATAAAAATTCTCAGGTCTCCATTTTCAGGCTGTCCTCCTCCACCAAAAAGCACTTCCCATATGTTTGGATCTTGGTTAAGGAGCTTTGCTCCAAGTTTAAGAGGCCAAATAATGGTGGGAATGGCTGCCATGTGTTGGGTCTGTGGTTGAATAGAAACGATGCAGTGTTCTAAGGAATAGTTGCTAACTCCTACTTGCAGGTAATTTTCAGGGGATCCTTTTGGATCAGACAATGGTCCCTGCTGTCTAAAGAGGAAGATGGGAGAATGATGAAAGAAGGTTGCAAGCATCTTGAAGGAATGACGCTTCAGCTCTTTGGCTCCCGTGTTTGGAAGAATCACAAAAGACTGGAAGCGTAAAGCCTTCCGGTGTTGCTTTTTGAAGCTGTTCTTAGTTTTCCCGTGTTGATTTTGAAGCTGCTGTTAGTGTTTTTTTAATGTAAGACCAGTAAAGTGGCTGTTAGGCTTTTCTGCTGGTAGTCTCTTTTGTAAGGCACGGTGAAGTGTCAGGTCTTGTCCGCCTAGCGGAGCTTGGGCTCAGTTCGATACCTGTTTGTTTTAAGCTATAAGCATTTTTGTGAATGTGAAGGCTGGGATGCTTATTCCATGATTAAAAAAAATATGTCATCAGCTACCCACCCCCAAAAAACTAGCTATTAGAACTCTAAAACTAGCCATTGGCCATGTAGAGTGTAGAACTTCCGCACTTGTCAATCCAATGGTTAGTTTCAGTGTTCTAAATTTCCACCTCTCTTGAAAACTCACATGTATACACAAAGTCAAGTCAATCGTGTCAATTTCTCATAcaagatttatttatttttatttcactAGCATTTATTATGAGCCATGGAATCTATGTGATTTAATGTTACACTAAGTCTAATTAAATTCAACAAAAATAACTATCTCATTAACATTGACACAAGTGTTACACAATAAATTATATGTTCCGctgtaaggccagtctcaatgcatagtttcatggcgcAGTTactaagactataaactagataaccgagccacaagagtttcatggggatgaaactcctctctcatctgatgaaactccttcatttaatgactctgccaaatcagcaattttgcttatgtggtaccctatttaatgtgcatgacactcccatgaaacatgcattgagactggcctaatgcaTCTTCATATTTgctataataattaattaaatgagaGATTTATAACCATAGATTTTCTAGGtgtagatttttttttcagagtGTAGGTGGACGTCACGGACAGATCGGAgttaaggcctcgtttagttcgcaaaaatttccaagatttcctgtcacatcgaatctttggtcgcatgcatggagcattaaatatagacaaaaataaaaactaactgcaccgtttatctgtaatttgtgagatgaatgacaatgtttgtcaaataaaaacgaaatgctacagtagccaaaaataa contains:
- the LOC8059283 gene encoding uncharacterized protein LOC8059283, whose protein sequence is MLGRAAALSARRWRGGVPDLRAALRSGGNLLFALFVAAVLAFTLLAAVHSPDDPLLHPSSHQLTDFLTSSTSTSTFLTDDSVLRTGEDFNSSSTGAAGEAAAGGVEVVAEAVPFIKLSEVGAEAEKTEPETERAVTVDTDAATGEGAAVAEETAVAEAVSCDTEAPVDCTGDRELFNLLMRAAIERFPDLHFYRFGRPVAVPGSPMECDLAWRFRPAADAIGTGRTTYYKDYRRFTLTRDINTCTLVVDTVGEYHSGVGAKRNGRRKGKKGKKGKQDAPVTDFVPAKTQIRLDENTANNEAAGAAAEPVFVVGEAVNDSLPVVASESDFSRGKYLIYIGGGERCKSMNHFIWGFLCALGEAQFLNRTLVMDLNVCLNARYTSSGKDEDRDFRLYFDFEHLKQSASVIDQSQFWQDWGKWHKKDRLKNFYTEDIRMTPMKLRDIKDTLIMRKFGNVEPDNYWSRVCEGETEGVIKRPWHFLWKSRRLMEIVSAIASRMNWDFDSVHVVRGEKAQNTRLWPNLDRDTSPDSILASLNDKVGAGRYLYIATNEPDKSFFDPLKEKYKTHFLDDFKYLWDENSEWFTETKELSNGKPVEFDGYMRIAVDTEVFLRGKRHVETFNELTRDCKDGVNTCPASS